Below is a window of Phocoena sinus isolate mPhoSin1 chromosome 2, mPhoSin1.pri, whole genome shotgun sequence DNA.
GGAGAGCTCagttctaaaaaaaacaaacaaaaaaatgttcatttattacTCCCCCAAAAAGTgtgtgcagtttttaaaaaggaaacctttttctttttcttttttctttttttttttttgccaatttaaaaaaaaaaaaaaaaaagcacatacaaTCACAACATCTGACTTTAAGGCTTCTTTTAAGAAGCCTGTGATGGTTGCGTAAGaactatttaaaacagaaaaaaaaagggttatcATGCATCCCTGGGTACTAGGGAATCTATAAATCATGCATATTTCCTCAATCTGAagtttaatgttttcaaaatactgTCAGCTAATTTGTTGTCTTTAGTTAAAGACATTTTGATAATTTCTTTAGAATATTACTTCATCAAGTTTTGCAGTTTTCACTTATAACTCATAAGAATCTTTATCCCCCAGGATACAGCTTCTGCCTAGGACACCTACAAAATGCTTAGATAGATGTTAAGTAGAAATTCTACCACGTTTTGAACGAATCAGAAAACTGTGAAATAATGTTTAAGAAAACCTCAGAAGTTATTAGTATTTACACAGGCTTTTATACTTGCGCTGAACTAATTTCTTGGGTTAcaaaggcaaaaaataatttCGTGTTGGAAAAattctacttttcattttcttattttgggTGTTACAAATCTGTTTAGTTGATATATGTCCTTTGATGAGTTTCTCTTCCTACTATGTTTGTAATTCTCAGATCTGAATTCTACCGGAAAAAGCTTTTATTGATAATAGGATAATCCCTAAATATTGACATAAACTTTCTGTCAACGTGACCATTTCCATATAACAGAAATGTGTTAAAccagaacttgaaaaaaaaaaaaaaatgctgccctGAAAGAgtgattattaattaaaataatatctctatgttgaaaaaaaatccataaaagcaACTGTTTAAAACTAAAGATCCTTAATTTATTAGATAGGTTCGCTAATATGTTTTTgtgatttctactttaatttcCTAAGCTTGAGTGCGTTGCCTAAATCTTGAATTTCCTGGTAGGAGAtaattaataacttaaaaaagaagaaaaaaaaaaaaaggaccatttCTGGAAGGTCACGTCATTACACATCTAGAAAACAATAATTTAGCATTCACTGTAAAGATCTATATACaaaactccatttatatgaatgaaaatattcttttgcaGAATTCTGCtggtatttgttttaatttaaacattGGCAATATTAAATTGGAAATCGATTTGAATAAAGgttccaaatattttttccctatttaaaTCAACATTTCAGTCCTCAGTCTCTGAGGGTTttgtgaatttcatttttttaacaactgCTAACTTCCTCCAAATacagatttagaaataaaaatacaactgacATTTTAGATCACTAACGCTCATTGAGATTTTAGATCCCTATGTTAGCCTATTTCTTACATATCTCTATACTCCAGAGTCTAGTTATAAAAATTTCCCCTGGACATTTTTGATAAATGTTCTAGAAGAAATGCACAGAGTAACGTAAGCTAGAAGTGATGGTAATAAAAACCATGGGTCTAGGGGCCAAGAgatcttgatttttctttcattctcagcTCTGTCATAACTGGCTGAGTTCacctgagcaagttatttaatcgtTTGGGGCTCAGTATGTTCATCTGAAATATACGAGATTAAATTAAGTCATCATTAAAGTCCTTTTCAAGCCATGGGATGCTAAGATTTTATACTTCTTCTGAGAAATAAAACTCCAATCCAAAAGGCTGTATGAATGAGTAGGAAAGCTTGGACAAAGGTAAGGCAGTAAATTTGGGCAAATAAAATCTGAGCTGGGTTTTGCACTATTACTTACACAGGAAACTGAGCAAAGTCTAACCAAATGCTAagtggaaataaacaaaaatgagcaTATTCCCTGTATCTCTATCAAGGTAAAGTTTTTAGGTTGTATGTCTACCTCCAGATATTGTGTGGTAGTCAAGTTTGCAATTCACATAAAGATGGACAAGGTGGTTTTGTGGACAGATCACCAGACCTAGAATCAGAATCATTTCAAAGGACCAAAAAATTTTAGATCAGGAGGGATTCTTGGTGATTTCCTTCTATAATCTCACactagagatgaagaaactttcATCCGAGGTCACAAAGATATTTAGTAGTGGAAGGGGAAACAAAACTACCCCCAAGCCAAtgagattttaaatataaaaagaaatagacaaaagtttgttttagatttaatacgatttacaaaaaataatcaaacttTTTATGTACCAACAGTGTGCATCATGCTTTAAAAGAAATCTCATCTATGGAGCATCTGACAGACAGGGGTCTAGGGAGGGGAGCAGAGTCACGGGAGGGACAAAATTAAAAGCTGAGAACAGGGAAGGAGCACGACAGGACTTCAAATATCTGGAGGACACTATGATGTGGGAGAGCAAGAAAACGTACTCAGTGTGCTTCCAAGGGCAAACAGGACCTGCGGATTTAAATTTAAGGAGGCAGCTTTTGCTCGATATATGGACAAACTTTCTAAACAAGACTCCTAACTGCAGAATAACCTGATCTAGAAAGTTGAATTTTAATCTGTCCCTAGAGGTGCCGAGGCAGAGGCCAGAAACCACCGCTCTGTGGGTAGCTTCTAACAATCCTCTGGGGTAGGAATTTAGATGAAATAATCTAAAACTTTACGAGTCCATGTCTTATGCAAGGACCTATCAGGTAGTAGGTACACCAGCGCCAGGAATGGCCTAGTGCTCAGCCTGCTGGCCTTTAAGTCACATTCCTGTAGCAGATCAATGGAATGACTGGGGGCGGCAgggctgtggggggagggaggtgacaGGTACTCaggaaaaagtaaacaatttGAGAATTCAGTTTGAGAAGATGGATTCTAGATTaccaaaatgtatattttgttaaaaaaacaaaaccaacaaacccAAACACCTGTTTTAAAAGATACTCCTCAATTAGAAGTTTCTCTGAGCAGTACACaggtagaaaattattttaatacagGAGAGAAGGGTaactataaagaaataaacataagcTGAAATGACTCCAGACAGTATTACAGTATGACTGTCTCATCAGTAAGCCTGAACTGACAGACTGGAGGTTCGTGAGCACGTATCAGTTACCTAAAACATCCAATCTGAAAACAAAAGTTTGTTGTAATTCATATGACGGCAAAACACGACCAAACCTGAATTCATTTGGCTGCAAACATCTTGAACATGAGGTTATTTGTGGTCAAACTTTCCACTGAGTGTGACTACTCTCGCACTTCACTACACGACTGTAGAACTAATAATGTATTTCACTATGGGTGTTACTCCAGAATCTGCTGAGGAAGTAATTCTGAGTTTTGAAACACATCCGGGTAAGGGTAAGGTCCCACAAATCTACAAACTCtaacaatgaaaatattcagtGTTCAAATCTAGAGTTCCTTTTTTactgtaatattaaaattttatgctaactaataaggacctactgtagagcacagggaactcttctcaatattctgtaatgacctatatgggaaaagaatctaaaaaagaatagataggggcttccctggtggcgcagtggttgagagtccacctgctgatgcaggggacgcgggttcgtgccctggtccgggaagatcccacatgccgcggagcggctgggcccgtgagccatggccgctgagcctgcgcgtccggagcctgtgctccacaacgggagaggccacagcagtgagaggcccgcgtaccgcaaaaaaaaaaaaaaaaaaaaaaaaaaaaaagagtagatatgtataactgagtcactctgctgtacagcagaaactaacacaacattgttaatcaactatacactccaataaaaatgttttaaaaaatttatgctACAAATAGAAGTAAACCGCACTGCTGAGTAAGCTACAGATATTGAGACTTATTAGAACCTATCATTCTTGCTACAATTTCTTATTGACTTATGAAAATAAACCAAATCTATACTGTAGATATGGGAGTTtggaaaaatgacttaaaatgctgatgaaattTCACCAGGAACTAGGAATTCAAATCCTGAACATATAATggttttaaaatcacttttctgttttcagtCTTTCTGAATTACAGAGTCTTTCCTAATTATGAAAAAAGGTATTAATTCTGAATCTGATATCCCCTCAAACGCATGCAAATGAACAGTCACTGAACAAACACTAagctttcaaagatttttttaataaagttttttttttttcttttctcttttggctgcaccgcccagcttgtgggattttacttCCCCgggcagggattgaacccgggccctcggcagggAGAGagtgcgaagtcctaaccactgaaccgcctgGGAATTCCCCAAAGATATTTTTgtagataaaaaaaaatagaaaaacgtATTTGGAAACTGTCCAAATCACATATTAactaaagattatttaaaatacacaatttaTCCTTACGTACTAAAATCCAGTCCCAAAAATTCTAACACTGTGTCATTCTGCTGTACAGTACCCAGAGGCCCAAGCACTCTAGCACTCACTAACCAGGCTACTGGTCTGACTGCACAACTCTGCAAAATGGTCAAGACAGGGAAGCAAGCAAAAAAGATTCCAAGCAGCAGCTGACACAGAGGCTACGAAAGCTGGTGTGTTAGAACTCAGGCCTTTACCAAAAACATGGCTCCTGACAGCCTCATTAGAATTTCCTGTTTCAAAGTGAGAACAGGCCCTTATAGAGGCTTATTTAGAAAAGGGACAATCAGTCCAGAGGGCATCACTATGTCACAGCATAcacataaatattgatatttaaaacAATGCTAGAATAATCAAAAATGGCTAAATCAAAACCCACATATTTGGCTTAGGTGGCAGGCAAGTATATCAGGTGACTCGTAGGTCATATAATGACTGGTTAAGTTCTAAAGTCAGTGTGGTAAAAATTAAGCCTTAAAAATTCCTTTAGCGTGTACCACGACGGGTCCATCTCCTCCTTTCAACAAGCCCGACACAGCCGCGTTTCCTCTGGCATCACGCTAGATCAGAGTTTCTGTGGCTGAATACCAGACGGAGCAGTTTGGTTTGTATCTGGGGGCTACAccaaacgaaaaaaaaaaatctttaaaactacAATTACATCGACAAGACGAGATGCTTAACAGAGCGAGGCAGCAATGCAGGCACTGACGCTGCAAGAGGAACAGTAATAGACTCACTTCTCCCGCTCCCAGCGTGGCTCACTCTTTTAGTTCAACTCTATTTAGAATCCTGTATAATATCTGAActgctaaaattttaattttttctccaggGGCCTATAGCTGAATTCCCTTAAGATAAAGCTACACATGATATGAATCCACTGTTACATACTTTATAGAGCACAAAGAGAAAAGCTTTAGGTTTCTGGAATATCCacaaacatgaaagaatgaaGCACTACCCTAAAGCAACCTGCAGGTATCTATTCTCTAAGTATACAGGAAGATCTAGtaaaatttaagggaaaattgaaaacaattaGATGCAAcaggaaaaaattgataaacccatTTAATTTTATCACATATACAGGGGAaggaaatgattaaaaagaaaattatacggTTATTAAAGATTGTTTTCAGCTATACTTATGGTAATACTACTGTTCCATGTTCACCTTTTAATATTCTTTGGCAAACACAAATCAAGTAAGTTTTACAGTATCAATGCTTACTTAAGTAGTATGGCAAAACAATTtacgttaaaaaaaatcactgtaagaGCCTTAGGATAGTTATATGACTTTATTTTAAGAGCTGGAGAAGACGAGGAATTGACAGAACAAGCCAATTTTCTACGTCTAGtctcaaaagaattttaaacaactgaaaaatcTTTATCAGGGAAACATATTACAAGTTTATACTATTAAAATCTCTACACTCACACCAATATATGTCCTCCTTCATACtgaaaaattcttcattttgatttttaagactataaaagcagagagaaactGACTCTTCATGATATAGACTCTGAAATTAATGAGATTATAAATAATCTATTAGGTAGGCCTCAGACTAAGTTAGATTATCTTCTACTTGATTTCTGAAATGTTACTGTTTTTCTTATGAGCTGAATGACTTCCGCTTCGCAGAAGTACTTTATTTCTAACCACAAATAAATTAGTTTATGGAACCTTTTCTGAAGGTCTTCAAGAATAAGAagcacattttcatatttattaggTTTAACTGTAGCCTTACCAGATAATTAGGGGGACAGAATAAACATCTTTATAAAAATCTGTATGACAATTTTGACAGTGAATTTCTATAATCTACATGCCTCAAACAACagatatttgctttaaaatagaaaactaaaatttgaaGAATGTTTTAAGTAGATGGCATTTATTTTAGACACATTTCACAATGTAGGCCTAATGCTAAAGTAGGTATTAcctgaaaatgtttccaaaattattaaaataatcctTACACAAACgttgttctttgaaaaattagCTTCCCTCTTACAAATTATTCTGAATGAATGTGTAAGCACAGAAAGCTTGTATATCTATCGACTTGCTGGCTTACTTTAAAGCAGTCTAAGTAAAAGACCAGAAAAGTGTCCAAATATAAAACACTATCAACTTAtggtccattttctttttattatcatttgaaACATAATAGTTGGCTCTTGGTTGGCAGTTCACAAAGTATATCCAGgaaacaaatgtcatatattaaatAGCAGTAAACATCTTATGTATGTGGAAATGTTTAAATGAAGACACACGTACAATCaggactcaaataaatacttaaaccttgatttttaaaaagttctatttTAAGAGGAAAGGACTTTTAGCTGTAAGTATAATAGACCACATATTCCAAAAACTGATGAAGCCGGTGCTTCTACAGAAACGCACGTCGTAACAAATGAACATACCGAAGTGCGCCGAGCCACTGCCGCTTTTACTCTGTGCAGAGGCGCTGCATGTCTGGGTCCCGGGCTGTGCTGCTCCTGTTCCACTTACACTCCGATACCATTTTCTACAGGAGACTCCGTCACTGTCACTGTCACGTAGGGATGGTGTCCGAGGCCTAAAATGCCGCCATCTACATGATTTGATATTGACTAATATCTGACTGAGGTCTTTAGAGAAAGATTTGTCCGAGGTATTTGTTTCTGAGGTATTGGCAATCTGATTGACTGGAGAATGTTGTGGTGAGGAAAGCATTTCCAAATCCAGATGGCGAAACATGCTGTCATAGTCCGAGTGAGCTCTGTCCAGTAAGACCCTGTTAAAAATAAGGCACAAACAGACATGTAAAACAGCTACTCCCCCAAGTCCCCCAAAGCCACCTCATACTGAATATTTAAGAGCTATAAATTTGATTATTTCGTTATTTGGCTCTATGGGCTAAAATCTCAATTTCTGTTAAGGTTCTTTCACTTTATAATGATTCgattaaagaagaaaggaatccGCCTTCAAGAATAAGGTATACCATCCATCTTACAACAGCTAGAGTCTTCTAACAGTTCTACATTTGGCTTTACTGCATACAAGCGAATTTGATTTTTCGCTTCCATTATAAAGCACCAAAACATTCATGAAATATTGCTAACACATCTGTTCTTTATTTAAgcaaaaacttcattttttttttttttttggagggggtgggTAGGAGAAAAGCAGTAAAAGGTATGTGATCTTTGGATATTTtacactattaaaattttttatagacaaaatatttgaagctaCCACTCGAgaggatatattttcattttatttatataaactttataaaTGATTCCATCTTAGGATGTTAACACTGACTCATGCTAGTATCGAATAAAATATAGCCAATGTAGAGAATTTTCACTACTATGATGTCAACATAATGATGAGGTTGAAAAAGCgcttaataaaatgtattttagtgACTGGATAATTCTAAACTAACGGTGAAGTGATAATAACTGCAATCAAGATtcaaaaatgagggcttccctggtggcgcagtggttgagagtccgcctgccgatgcaggggacacgggttcgtgccccggtccgggaagatcccacatgccgtggagcagctgggcccatgagccatggccgctgagcctgtgcatccggagcctgtgctccgcaacgggagagaccacaaccgtgagaggccgcgtaccgcaaaaaaaaccccaaaacacaaacaaacaaaaaagattcaaaaatgaaagaaatgtgtaTAAGTCATCCACTGACTGTAAATTATACCCTTAGCTTTCTTCCTCAAAGCACCTTGATGATTTACctgttttgccttttaattttttttcactaatatTATACGAgtgcctttcttttccttggcTTTCATGTGTTCTGCaactcctcccccctcccacacACAACTTCACACATAAAGGCACCCAGAGTATGAAGGGCTCTATCAGGTCTAAACAAAGGCAGGCGTCCTGACAAGCTGATGTCAAGATCAGGTCCTGCATGGGCCCTGGAGCCTTTCCACTGACGAGTTAACTCAGTGTACCAGTTGTATGACACTTCTTAGCTTATTTAATCCTTTTTTCTCAATATCTCTCAGAACTCCTAAAACACTTTTTTGTTATCCTGATTTACACTTGCCTTCATCTATCTCGGAGGCTTTCGATCTTGGGAAGAAAAGCAGATCCATTAGGGAACCATTAGTTATGCATTAAAAGCTACGGTTGTATAAGAAACAGGTAACAAAGTGGTGAAGTATCTCAGTCAAAAAAATCAGTTAAGAATAGCAGACAGGAACAAAACGAGCTCTTTAGAAGGACCACCTCACTTTAAGCTTAAACATCCCTCTGCTAGGAACACAGAAGGGCCTTACCTTCCACCGCGCCCAACCCGTCTTCGTGCAAATCCGATACACCTCTGGGGCACGGTCAGGGTGGTCAAGCAGTAGCGGTATCGCACATCCCCTAATCCTCCGTCGCTAGGACTAGTCCAAGGCCAGTTGCCAGTTTGGTCTAAGTgaggcttaaaaagaaaaaatctgaattatttttttttttttgtcagctcCAGGTAAACAGTTTGTTACTTAAAAAGAGAACCCGAAACTTACAGCATAGTACTGACAGCCTGCCTTCCTACGGAAAGCAAAAGGACCATCGGGGTCATTCTCTTCCTCAGCTTCCGAAGAGCCAGACAGAACCTTTAAATAAAAGGAAGTGCGTCAGAACATGTGCCTTCCCACATTCCTCATGTGTGTTCATGAGAAATCAGAAATGCTTACACTGACCTGGGAGAGAGGCTCTTCGTCCGAGCTGGGAAAGTCATACTGGTTCAGGTCTTTAGCGCTGAAGCCAGGCAGCGCGGCGGGGCTGGCCTGCTGAGGAGTGGCGGCAGCAGACGAAGGTAAGACTTTGGGCTTCTTTTCATATTTACGCTTAGGTCGGATAAGCTCGGCCTTATCTTGCTGCAATACAGTCATGAATTACACACTAGAAACCATGTTCAACAAACTGAAAGTTTGgggggagttttaaaaataagtttactgCTAAAATGAAGGCATTCCCACTCATAAGAGATACAAGACCCTTAACATTTTGTCATCTTCTATTGTAAAGTCTTAGAGGTTGGTCTCTGTGAAAACACAGGAATATGTTTCTACAACCTAAACATAATCATAATCAAGtaaaagaagagaacagaagTTCTCCAGCTGCTGAAATCCTTGAACAACAATTAGTATTTACTGCTGGCTCCTGTATCTGTTTCTTAGTTTTCTATGAAAATTCTAggggagcatttttaaaaagggatgtcTAGTCTTTATTCTAAAGAATTAACAAATCAATATTGGGAAAGTAATAATGAAACATATACACAAAGCAAACTTCAGATAACTGTTAACATagtgaaaaataaatccataatgctgagatattaaaaaaataaagagtagtaAGGACTTGCTAGCTAAACAATGAGAGAGAATTGCGAGCAGTTTTAGAGGATAAAGATATGAAATCATTATATAGGGAAACAACACAGGTATAAAACACAGAGGCAAGAGTGACAGAGCAATGAACACAGCGCATGTTAGAAATATGTATGGCAGGTGAGGGCAGAGGCTAGAGAGGTATGAATTTGAGGTACAGGCAACAGGCAAGAAAGATCAGAGACTGAAATGATATTTGTTAGGAAGAAAAAGATTATGGCAGGTATCACGGCTGACATAAATATTTATACCAAGATTTATGCAGTTTATGGCATTAcggtttttaaagaaaagttaattatTGAACTATAAGGTATTTCTCTTTACAAGTTCTACTGCTATATCTAAAGGCTAGTCTTAAATCAAAAGCTGGCTTTCACGGTAGAGTTTATATacgtattttttctttttcactctgaATCTAGTGATAAAATACCACTCAACATTATCAGCTACTACCGCCCACAGAAATTTTTATCACCTTATTAGCTTTAAACTCCTTCACGTCCATGGCTTCCTGGTGTTTGAACTGGCCGCTGTTGGTGAGGGGGACAACGGGGATGGAGTACGCAGGTTTCATGGGCTGTCTCTGCGCCATGACCTCAGACACGATCTCGCCACTGTAGTCACCCAGACTATACCTGAGATGGCAAAGAAAGGAAGTTGAAAAAGTTAGTTCAGGAAGTACTCATCCTCGTGACGACTAATAACTAACTGAGCTGTAACTATAAATCCTGATTAGACCTAAGGTAACATTACAGGTAAACTATTTGCTGAATGCTTATTAAAACTAGATTACGTAATTCCTactgttcctttcttttgctttttggcTTATAGCTTTATCTTGGCACCATTAATAGGTAACTGTGGGAAAGAAAACCAAGGTTTAAATTTTAACATAGCAATTTTGGTGAAAGATTTGGTGGAGATGTTGAAATCCATGCCTAAAATGGTGTGGAGGAACTTTCTGCTAATttgagttgcctgtgctataaaACTAACTTTTCTGAAATGAATCACAATAAACTGATTAGTGGTTTTCTTTGGGAATAGGGGCTACGAAATAGGGCAGTGAGGCTTGAAGTTTTCACTGTGCTCCCTGCTAAAGGATTACCGGAGTGTTAAGATGATGGGCCTTGCCCTCTCCCCTTTTTATACTTCCCTGTTAAAAAGCTCAGTTAAGTGTTAAGAAAAAATTCAGTACCatctagtaaataaaataaaagcttcagAAGTGATAAATGttctctccctcacagccctgcaCACAACTCAAGTAAGGGCAAAAGAATACGATTCCAAAATGTAAATACCTGGCATAACTTAATTTTACTGAACCCAGtcactttaaaagtgaaaataaagagaGGAACGTATGTAAAAATATGCAAAGCATACCACAGCACACATTTCAGCAGTCTCtattattaaaagaatatatttctggAGTTACAGATAATTGCTTAGGACATAAATTAACTCTACACAAAATTCTAATGGTACCACGCTGCTAATgctattaaaatatactttaccTCTTTTCCATAATTTCCAGTGTTAAGTGCAATAGCTCCCTtttactcttttctcttctttttatcatCTCTAGAATAGTAACAGCCCGACTCAGATCTCGACGCAGCTTCAGCATTTTTTCATAAGAGGCTTCATCATTTTTACGATTCTGTAAATGTGAATGCGCTTTGGTTAATGTCAATAAGCATTTCTGACTACTGGCATTCTGAGTATAGCTAGtgatatataagaatatatatatttgaagggTGAGATTAGAATTTAAATACACTGAAATGGATTACCAGGAAATCAATTTTGAATATGGTTTTTAATGgattaacattaaaatatatcattaataacTCTAATGAATTTTAAGgctgacattttaaattaatagttTTCATTACAATATATAGAAAGTCTGtctaaacacaaattaaaacacagCCTTCAGATACTGAGATactgataattataataaattttcttACATCAAAAACATTACTACAGAATTTCCCCAGGTTCTCTTACTTTTCGAGTCTGCATTTTTTCGGTACGTCTTCTAAAGGCCACGTAAGGGTCATTTGTGCTGGAGCCATCCCGCTTCTCTTGTTTCACTGCTGGGATGAGGGCCGGCCCTCGGCAGTCTCTTCTCCGTCTGACCCAGTGCTCGTGAACGTCCCTAATTAACTCATCGTCTTCTTTCAGCAGTAGTTTGGCTTCCTGCAGGCTGACTGGCTAAATGTAAAATCATCACGTCATTTTCACATAATACAAATAAAAGGCTCAAAAGTACCTGCAAATTTAAATGACAATCAAAACAACAGCAGTAACAACAGACATGCTGAGCACCTTGTACATGTCAGACCATGAGCTAGATgctgta
It encodes the following:
- the EPC1 gene encoding LOW QUALITY PROTEIN: enhancer of polycomb homolog 1 (The sequence of the model RefSeq protein was modified relative to this genomic sequence to represent the inferred CDS: inserted 2 bases in 1 codon; deleted 1 base in 1 codon), which translates into the protein MSKLSFRARALDASKPLPVFRCEDLPDLHEYASINRAVPQMPTGMEKEEESEHHLQRAISAQQVYGEKRDNMVIPVPEAESNIAYYESIYPGEFRMPKQLIHIQPFSLDAEQPDYDLDSEDEVFVNKLKKKMDICPLQFEEMIDRLEKGSGQQPVSLQEAKLLLKEDDELIRDVHEHWVRRRRDCRGPALIPAVKQEKRDGSSTNDPYVAFRRRTEKMQTRKNRKNDEASYEKMLKLRRDLSRAVTILEMIKRREKSKRELLHLTLEIMEKRYSLGDYSGEIVSEVMAQRQPMKPAYSIPVVPLTNSGQFKHQEAMDVKEFKANKQDKAELIRPKRKYEKKPKVLPSSAAATPQQASPAALPGFSAKDLNQYDFPSSDEEPLSQVLSGSSEAEEENDPDGPFAFRRKAGCQYYAPHLDQTGNWPWTSPSDGGLGDVRYRYCLTTLTVPQRCIGFARRRVGRGGRVLLDRAHSDYDSMFRHLDLEMLSSPQHSPVNQIANTSETNTSDKSFSKDLSQILVNIKSCRWRHFRPRTPSLRDSDSDGVSCRKWYRSVSGTGAAQPGTQTCSASAQSKSGSGSAHFAFTAEQYQQHQQQLALMQKQQLAQTQQQQASSSSSATRSLAPNQQKSGFHLNLHHSHSVQGLERTLQGFCFQDLDSASAQFAASAWXDIRTLMGFKMKEDVVLGIGVNGVLPASGVYKGLHLSSTAPPALVHTSPSTAGPALLQPASATQAAGSHSAPSHPVTAASSVTTQVLIGNNIRLTVPSSVATVNSLAPINARHIPRTLSAVPSSALKLAAAANCQVSKVPSSSSVDAVPRENHESEKPALNNIADNTVAMEVT